From Phragmites australis chromosome 5, lpPhrAust1.1, whole genome shotgun sequence, a single genomic window includes:
- the LOC133918824 gene encoding bidirectional sugar transporter SWEET4-like: MISADTIRTVIGVIGNGTALVLFLSPVPTFCRIWKKRSVEQYSPIPYVATLLNCMMWVLYGLPLVHPHSMLVITINGTGMAIELTYVTLFLLYSAGAARRKVILLLAAEVAFVAGVAALVLTLAHTHERRSMIVGILCVLFGTGMYAAPLSVMKMVIETKSVEYMPLFLSLASLVNGICWTAYALIRFDLYITIPNGLGVLFAVAQLVLYAIYYKSTQQIIEARKRKADQVAMTEVVVDGKPNNNNGAGHY; this comes from the exons ATGATCTCGGCGGACACCATCCGCACGGTCATCGGCGTCATCG GCAATGGGACTGCTCTTGTGCTCTTCCTCTCGCCAGT TCCGACGTTCTGCCGCATCTGGAAGAAACGGTCGGTGGAGCAGTACTCGCCGATACCGTACGTGGCGACGCTGCTCAACTGCATGATGTGGGTGCTGTACGGGCTGCCCCTGGTCCACCCGCACAGCATGCTCGTCATCACCATCAACGGCACCGGCATGGCCATCGAGCTCACCTACGTCACGCTCTTCCTCCTCTACTCCGCTGGCGCCGCCCGCCGCAaggtcatcctcctcctcgccgccgaggTCGCCTTCGTCGCGGGCGTCGCCGCGCTCGTGCTCACCCTGGCTCACACCCACGAGCGGAGGTCCATGATCGTCGGCATCCTCTGCGTCCTGTTCGGTACCGGCATGTACGCGGCGCCGCTCTCCGTCATG AAAATGGTGATCGAGACGAAGAGCGTGGAGTACATGCCCCTCTTCCTGTCGCTGGCGTCCCTGGTGAACGGCATCTGCTGGACCGCCTACGCCCTCATCCGCTTCGACCTCTACATCACT ATCCCCAACGGTCTGGGGGTGCTGTTCGCGGTGGCGCAGCTGGTCCTGTACGCTATCTACTACAAGTCCACGCAGCAGATCATCGAGGCGCGCAAGCGCAAGGCCGACCAGGTCGCCATGACTGAGGTCGTCGTCGACGGCAAGCCCAACAACAACAACGGCGCCGGCCACTACTGA